In one window of Gemmatimonadota bacterium DNA:
- a CDS encoding von Willebrand factor type A domain-containing protein — MHAFQAGRWFPGILALGLGLVAPVVPPGPMGTVAGTVVDGAGDPIPGAQVQLDPGARGAVADPAGRYRIDSVAPGTYDLRACFVGYRPMLVRGLRVAADSATIQDVTLEQSPIELQEITVVSAMNALIPRDAVSTRQNITGEYAGALPTERISGALALQPGISVRSGRADESAAYVDGVPVQGGHRGGQFIGGVDVSTGGFEQASVTPGGTAAEFGNAQPGVIGMGGAGTARTTPATPGSEEYSRIVEHRFRDPVAEPLSTFSIDVDAASYTNVRRFLTEGMLPPPDAVRIEEMVNYFPYDYPAPAGRHPFTVTLEQGACPWNEAHRLLLVGLQGRRLDLDQLPPSNLVFLLDVSGSMDSPDKLPLVQQAFRLLVQQLRPRDRVAIVVYAGAAGLVLPSTPGSAKGTILAAIDRLEAGGSTAGGAGIQLAYQVATEQFQRGGNNRVILATDGDFNVGVSSEAELVRLIEEKRESGVFLTVLGFGTGNLKDARMEQLADQGNGHYAYVDNLREARRVFVSELGGTLHTIAKDVKLQLEFNPARVAGYRLVGYENRVLAREDFDDDRKDAGDLGAGHSVTALYEIIPADPELAVEQPQELRYQHAGLTELGRTGQEWVTAKLRYKDPAGSLSRLLTASYAPPQVARRGSANLRFASAVAEFGLLLRGSGFRGTASVESVLSRAQLALGEDPEGYRAEFLELVSRYAQLARQYSREE; from the coding sequence ATGCACGCATTCCAGGCAGGTCGGTGGTTCCCCGGGATCCTGGCGCTCGGGCTCGGGCTGGTCGCGCCCGTGGTCCCGCCCGGCCCGATGGGCACGGTGGCCGGCACGGTGGTCGACGGCGCGGGGGATCCCATCCCCGGGGCGCAGGTGCAGCTCGACCCGGGGGCGCGGGGCGCGGTGGCGGACCCGGCGGGACGCTACCGCATCGACAGCGTCGCGCCCGGCACCTACGACCTGCGGGCCTGCTTCGTGGGCTACCGGCCGATGCTCGTCAGGGGCCTGCGCGTGGCCGCCGACAGCGCCACCATCCAGGACGTCACCCTCGAACAGAGCCCCATCGAGCTGCAGGAGATCACGGTCGTCAGCGCCATGAATGCGCTCATCCCCCGGGACGCGGTCTCCACCCGTCAGAACATCACCGGGGAATACGCGGGCGCCCTGCCGACCGAGCGCATCAGCGGCGCACTCGCGCTGCAGCCGGGCATCTCGGTCCGTAGCGGGCGCGCGGACGAGTCCGCGGCGTACGTCGACGGGGTGCCGGTGCAGGGCGGTCACCGCGGTGGGCAGTTCATCGGCGGCGTGGACGTCTCGACCGGCGGCTTCGAGCAGGCATCGGTCACCCCGGGCGGCACCGCCGCCGAGTTCGGCAACGCCCAGCCCGGCGTGATCGGGATGGGCGGCGCGGGGACGGCGCGCACCACCCCTGCCACCCCGGGCAGCGAGGAATACAGCCGGATCGTGGAGCACCGCTTCCGCGACCCCGTCGCGGAGCCGCTGTCGACCTTCTCGATCGACGTGGACGCCGCCTCGTACACCAACGTCCGCCGCTTCCTCACCGAGGGCATGCTGCCGCCGCCGGACGCGGTGCGCATCGAGGAGATGGTCAACTACTTCCCCTACGACTACCCCGCCCCCGCCGGGCGGCATCCCTTCACGGTGACCCTCGAACAGGGCGCCTGCCCGTGGAACGAGGCGCACCGGCTGCTGCTGGTGGGCCTGCAGGGCCGCCGCCTGGACCTGGACCAGCTGCCGCCCAGCAACCTGGTGTTCCTGCTCGACGTCTCGGGCTCGATGGACAGCCCCGACAAGCTGCCCCTGGTGCAGCAGGCCTTCCGCCTGCTGGTGCAGCAGCTCCGCCCGCGCGACCGGGTGGCCATCGTGGTCTACGCGGGCGCGGCCGGGCTGGTCCTTCCCTCCACGCCGGGGAGCGCCAAGGGCACCATCCTGGCGGCGATCGACCGGCTGGAGGCGGGCGGCTCCACCGCGGGCGGCGCGGGGATCCAGCTGGCGTACCAGGTGGCCACGGAGCAGTTCCAGCGTGGCGGCAACAACCGGGTGATCCTGGCCACCGACGGCGACTTCAACGTGGGCGTGAGCAGCGAGGCCGAGCTGGTCCGGCTCATCGAGGAGAAGCGGGAAAGCGGCGTATTCCTTACCGTGCTCGGCTTCGGCACCGGCAACCTCAAGGACGCCCGGATGGAGCAGCTGGCGGACCAGGGGAACGGTCACTACGCCTACGTCGACAACCTGCGGGAGGCCCGCCGGGTGTTCGTCAGCGAACTCGGCGGCACCCTGCACACCATCGCCAAGGACGTGAAGCTGCAGCTCGAGTTCAACCCCGCCCGGGTGGCCGGCTACCGGCTGGTCGGGTACGAGAACCGGGTGCTGGCGCGGGAAGACTTCGACGATGACCGCAAGGACGCCGGAGACCTTGGCGCCGGCCACAGCGTCACCGCCCTGTACGAGATCATCCCGGCCGATCCGGAACTGGCGGTGGAGCAGCCGCAGGAGCTTCGCTACCAGCACGCCGGCCTGACCGAGCTGGGTCGGACGGGACAGGAGTGGGTCACCGCCAAGCTGCGGTACAAGGACCCGGCGGGGAGCCTCAGCCGGCTGCTGACGGCGAGCTACGCTCCCCCGCAGGTGGCCCGACGGGGCAGCGCGAACCTGCGCTTCGCGTCGGCGGTGGCGGAGTTCGGTCTGCTGCTGCGGGGGTCGGGGTTCCGGGGCACGGCCTCGGTGGAGAGTGTCCTGTCCCGCGCCCAGCTGGCCCTGGGCGAGGACCCGGAGGGCTACCGCGCGGAGTTCCTGGAGCTGGTCAGCCGGTACGCCCAGCTCGCCCGGCAGTACTCGCGGGAGGAGTGA
- a CDS encoding glycosyltransferase family 4 protein, with protein MTSPAPAPIVYLWDAEYPWDVRTEKVCRSLAAAGHEVHLVARNRSRATASERLPEGTVHRLSPLPWLPARVDGLLQFPAFFNPRWAGLTRRVLRESRARLLIVRDLPLAPLALRVAAPLGIPVLFDMAEDYPALLQTTWDAGRHGALDYLVRNPRLAAGIERGVLPRMSHTMVVVEESRDRLVAAGVPPARVSVVSNTPPLSRLSATPPGSRPAGQPVEAVYLGIVELPRGIGRLVEAAALLHAARVPVRLTVIGGGRDLALVQEQAAARGLPPERLAFTGQLPHEAALARVAAADIGLVPHLRNPWMETTIPNKLFDFMAAGLPVVTSDAAPLARVVREAGCGLLAADAAPQALASAIGTLAVDPALRARMAAAGREAIRTRYHWEADERVLRELVRRLASEEAP; from the coding sequence ATGACATCCCCGGCCCCGGCTCCCATCGTCTACCTGTGGGACGCCGAGTACCCATGGGATGTTCGGACCGAGAAGGTATGCCGCTCGCTGGCGGCGGCGGGCCACGAGGTGCACCTCGTGGCCCGCAATCGTTCCCGGGCCACGGCCTCCGAGCGACTGCCCGAGGGGACGGTCCACCGGCTGTCCCCCCTGCCCTGGCTGCCGGCCCGGGTCGACGGGCTGCTGCAGTTCCCCGCCTTCTTCAACCCCCGCTGGGCCGGCCTGACCCGGCGGGTCCTGCGCGAGAGCCGCGCGCGGCTGCTCATCGTGCGCGACCTTCCGCTCGCGCCCCTGGCGCTCCGGGTCGCGGCGCCGCTGGGCATCCCCGTCCTCTTCGACATGGCCGAGGACTACCCCGCCCTCCTGCAGACCACGTGGGACGCCGGCCGGCACGGGGCGCTGGACTACCTGGTCCGCAACCCGCGGCTGGCCGCCGGGATCGAGCGTGGGGTGCTGCCGCGGATGAGCCATACGATGGTCGTGGTGGAGGAGTCCCGGGACCGCCTGGTGGCGGCGGGCGTGCCGCCGGCTCGGGTCTCGGTGGTCTCGAACACCCCGCCGCTCTCCCGGCTCTCGGCCACGCCCCCAGGGTCGCGGCCAGCAGGCCAGCCGGTCGAGGCGGTCTACCTCGGCATCGTCGAGCTCCCGCGGGGCATCGGCCGCCTCGTGGAAGCTGCGGCCCTGCTGCATGCCGCGCGCGTCCCGGTGCGCCTCACGGTCATCGGCGGCGGGCGGGATCTTGCGCTCGTCCAGGAGCAGGCGGCCGCGCGGGGACTTCCACCGGAGCGGCTGGCCTTCACGGGCCAGCTGCCGCACGAGGCCGCGCTCGCGCGCGTGGCCGCCGCGGACATCGGGCTGGTCCCCCACCTGCGCAACCCATGGATGGAGACCACGATCCCCAACAAGCTGTTCGACTTCATGGCGGCGGGCCTGCCGGTGGTGACCTCGGATGCCGCCCCGCTCGCGCGGGTGGTGCGCGAGGCCGGTTGCGGGCTGCTCGCGGCCGACGCCGCGCCGCAGGCGCTGGCGAGCGCGATCGGCACGCTGGCCGTGGACCCGGCCCTGCGCGCGCGGATGGCCGCGGCGGGTCGCGAGGCGATCCGGACCCGGTACCACTGGGAGGCGGATGAGCGGGTGCTGCGGGAGCTGGTGCGCCGGCTGGCGTCGGAGGAGGCGCCCTGA
- a CDS encoding DUF2911 domain-containing protein, translated as MLLPALLATLTLPLAGPAPAPAACIVMNAERMPLARRGSPLDSLTFKVGSAEVKLCYSRPAAKGRTMIGGSFVPFGTLWRTGANEPTMLHTTGPIVVAGVALAAGSYSLYTVPGATEWQVIPNRSITQWGHESAYTDAVKAQEVGHGTARSSALATAVESLTFRAEPGAAGAVNLLLEWEKTRVTIPVTPGR; from the coding sequence ATGCTGCTCCCTGCCCTGCTCGCCACGCTCACGCTGCCCCTGGCCGGCCCCGCGCCCGCCCCGGCCGCCTGCATCGTCATGAACGCCGAACGGATGCCCCTCGCGCGGCGCGGCAGCCCGCTCGATTCCCTCACCTTCAAGGTCGGCAGCGCCGAGGTGAAGCTCTGCTACAGCAGGCCGGCCGCGAAGGGCCGCACCATGATCGGCGGCAGCTTCGTGCCCTTCGGCACGCTGTGGCGCACCGGCGCCAATGAGCCCACGATGCTCCACACCACCGGGCCGATCGTCGTCGCCGGCGTGGCGCTGGCCGCCGGGTCGTACTCCCTCTACACGGTCCCCGGCGCCACGGAGTGGCAGGTCATCCCCAACCGGTCCATCACCCAGTGGGGCCACGAGTCGGCGTACACCGACGCGGTGAAGGCGCAGGAGGTCGGGCACGGCACGGCCCGGAGCTCGGCCCTCGCCACCGCGGTGGAGAGCCTCACCTTCCGCGCCGAGCCCGGCGCCGCTGGGGCGGTCAACCTGCTGCTCGAGTGGGAGAAGACCCGGGTCACCATCCCGGTGACTCCGGGACGCTGA
- a CDS encoding 5-(carboxyamino)imidazole ribonucleotide synthase, protein MIQPGAMLGLLGGGQLGRMFTQAALRMGFEVAVLDPDPASPAGRIATRHLHAAYTDQAALRELGGLACAVTTEFENVPADSLAFLRQFCPVRPGPEAVQVTQDREAEKTFARTHGLDTAPFHPILREADCAEAFRHIKAPALLKTSRLGYDGKGQAGIGTLEELVAAFRGFGGQPCVLEARLDLDAEISVVLARGTDGSIVTYPVAENRHVQGILDTSVVPARVPDALAAEAREAAARLATAMDYVGTMAVEFFVVGGGRLVVNEMAPRPHNSGHYTLDACATDQFEQQVRAVAGLPLGDTSLLRPATMVNLLGDLWAGGPPRWDRALADPGVHLHLYGKTEPRPGRKMGHLTVLAGAPELALAGALAARQRLTER, encoded by the coding sequence GTGATCCAGCCGGGCGCCATGCTCGGCCTTCTCGGTGGCGGGCAGCTGGGCCGCATGTTCACCCAGGCCGCCCTGCGGATGGGCTTCGAGGTGGCGGTCCTCGATCCCGACCCGGCGAGCCCCGCGGGACGGATCGCCACCCGGCACCTGCACGCCGCCTACACCGACCAGGCCGCCCTGCGCGAGCTCGGCGGCCTGGCCTGCGCGGTCACCACCGAGTTCGAGAACGTCCCCGCCGACAGCCTCGCCTTCCTGCGGCAGTTCTGCCCGGTGCGGCCCGGCCCGGAGGCGGTGCAGGTGACCCAGGACCGCGAGGCCGAGAAGACCTTCGCGCGGACCCACGGCCTCGACACCGCGCCGTTCCATCCCATCCTGCGCGAGGCCGACTGCGCCGAGGCGTTCCGGCACATCAAGGCGCCGGCGCTGCTCAAGACGTCGCGCCTGGGCTACGACGGGAAGGGCCAGGCCGGCATCGGCACGCTCGAGGAGCTGGTCGCGGCCTTCCGCGGGTTCGGGGGCCAGCCCTGCGTCCTCGAGGCGCGCCTCGACCTCGACGCGGAGATCTCGGTGGTGCTGGCGCGTGGCACGGACGGCAGCATCGTGACCTACCCGGTCGCGGAAAACCGCCACGTGCAGGGGATCCTCGACACCTCAGTGGTGCCGGCCCGGGTCCCCGACGCCCTGGCAGCGGAAGCACGCGAGGCCGCGGCCCGGCTGGCCACCGCCATGGACTACGTGGGCACCATGGCGGTGGAGTTCTTCGTGGTGGGGGGCGGGCGGCTGGTGGTCAACGAGATGGCCCCGCGGCCCCACAACAGCGGGCACTACACCCTCGACGCCTGCGCCACCGACCAGTTCGAGCAGCAGGTGCGGGCCGTGGCCGGGCTCCCCCTCGGCGACACCAGCCTGCTCCGGCCCGCCACGATGGTCAACCTGCTCGGCGACCTGTGGGCCGGCGGCCCGCCCCGCTGGGACCGGGCGCTCGCCGATCCCGGCGTGCACCTGCACCTCTACGGCAAGACCGAGCCTCGCCCCGGCCGCAAGATGGGGCATCTCACCGTGCTTGCCGGGGCGCCGGAGCTGGCCCTGGCGGGCGCGCTCGCGGCCCGTCAACGCCTGACGGAACGCTGA
- the purE gene encoding 5-(carboxyamino)imidazole ribonucleotide mutase, whose protein sequence is MSAPLVGLVMGSDSDWEVMQHAARQLLDFGVPHEARVVSAHRTPDLLYRYAEEAAGRGLRCIIAGAGGAAHLPGMLAAKTAVPVLGVPVPSKHLNGLDSLLSIVQMPGGIPVATFAIGEAGARNAGLFAVGLLAGTDPALAARLAAFRERQTEKVLGLTLPEPR, encoded by the coding sequence ATGAGTGCACCGCTGGTCGGACTCGTGATGGGCAGCGACTCGGACTGGGAGGTCATGCAGCACGCCGCCCGCCAGCTGCTCGATTTCGGGGTCCCGCACGAGGCCCGGGTGGTCTCCGCGCACCGCACCCCGGACCTGCTCTATCGCTACGCCGAGGAAGCCGCAGGCCGGGGCCTCCGCTGCATCATCGCCGGCGCCGGCGGCGCGGCCCATCTTCCCGGCATGCTGGCCGCCAAGACCGCAGTCCCCGTGCTGGGCGTGCCGGTGCCGTCGAAGCACCTCAACGGCCTCGATTCCCTGCTCTCGATCGTCCAGATGCCCGGCGGCATCCCCGTGGCCACCTTTGCCATCGGCGAGGCCGGTGCCCGGAACGCCGGGCTCTTCGCGGTGGGCCTCCTGGCCGGCACCGACCCCGCGCTCGCCGCGCGCCTCGCCGCCTTCCGCGAACGGCAGACCGAAAAGGTCCTCGGCCTCACGCTGCCGGAGCCCAGGTGA
- a CDS encoding DMT family protein, whose amino-acid sequence MNAVLFRTVGLLSLSNVFMTFAWYAHLRNLTDRPWWVAALVSWGIALFEYLLQVPANRIGYTALNLGQLKILQEAITLTVFVPFAILYMKQPFKLDYLYAATCILGAVYFIFRNPQG is encoded by the coding sequence ATCAACGCCGTCCTCTTCCGGACCGTCGGTCTGCTCAGCCTGTCAAACGTCTTCATGACCTTTGCCTGGTATGCCCACCTGCGCAACCTGACCGACCGGCCCTGGTGGGTCGCCGCGCTGGTGAGCTGGGGCATCGCCCTCTTCGAGTACCTGCTCCAGGTGCCCGCCAACCGGATCGGGTACACCGCGCTCAACCTGGGTCAGCTCAAGATCCTGCAGGAGGCGATCACGCTCACGGTGTTCGTCCCCTTCGCCATCCTGTACATGAAGCAGCCATTCAAGCTCGACTACCTCTACGCGGCGACCTGCATCCTGGGCGCCGTCTACTTCATCTTCCGGAACCCCCAGGGCTGA
- a CDS encoding aquaporin family protein codes for MPKYLTEFLGTMFLVLTIGLTVLAGSAMAPLAIGASLMIMVYMGGHISGGHYNPAVSLAVMLRGKLPASELAPYMVAQVLGAVVASLAVYLIMGQTFAPAPSPTASVVAALLVEVLYTFALALVVLNAATSDKTTGNSFYGLAIGFTVVVAAFAGGGVSGGAFNPAVGLGPTIVHALMGGGSFSSVWLYLVGPFVGGALAAFVFKVQDQA; via the coding sequence ATGCCCAAGTACCTGACCGAGTTCCTCGGCACCATGTTCCTCGTCCTGACCATCGGTCTCACCGTCCTCGCCGGCTCGGCCATGGCGCCGCTCGCCATCGGCGCCTCGCTCATGATCATGGTCTACATGGGCGGGCACATCTCGGGTGGGCACTACAACCCGGCCGTCTCGCTCGCGGTGATGCTGCGGGGCAAGCTGCCCGCGTCCGAACTGGCCCCGTACATGGTGGCGCAGGTGCTCGGCGCGGTGGTGGCGAGCCTCGCGGTCTACCTGATCATGGGGCAGACGTTCGCCCCGGCCCCATCCCCGACGGCTTCCGTCGTGGCGGCGCTGCTGGTGGAGGTCCTCTATACGTTTGCGCTGGCGCTCGTGGTGCTCAACGCCGCCACCAGCGACAAGACCACGGGCAATTCCTTCTACGGTCTGGCCATCGGCTTCACGGTGGTCGTGGCGGCGTTCGCGGGGGGCGGAGTCTCCGGCGGCGCCTTCAACCCGGCCGTGGGCCTCGGTCCGACGATCGTGCACGCCCTCATGGGCGGCGGGTCGTTCAGCAGCGTCTGGCTCTACCTCGTCGGCCCGTTCGTCGGCGGAGCGCTGGCGGCCTTCGTCTTCAAGGTGCAGGACCAGGCCTGA
- a CDS encoding YbhB/YbcL family Raf kinase inhibitor-like protein — translation MTSLQLTSPAFPAGGAIPAAHTCEGADRSPALAWAGAPPGTRSLVLIVDDPDAPDPAAPRMTWVHWVLYNLPADTAGLPEAVAPAALPPGTLEGVTDFRRTGWGGPCPPIGRHRYYFRLYALDCVLPDLGRPARARVDQAMAGHVLAQAELMGTYQKRGAR, via the coding sequence ATGACCAGCCTGCAGCTCACCTCCCCGGCGTTTCCGGCGGGCGGCGCTATCCCTGCGGCGCATACCTGCGAGGGCGCGGACCGTTCGCCCGCGCTGGCCTGGGCCGGGGCGCCCCCCGGGACCCGCAGCCTGGTGCTGATCGTGGACGATCCCGACGCCCCGGACCCGGCGGCGCCGCGCATGACCTGGGTGCACTGGGTGCTGTACAACCTCCCGGCGGACACCGCGGGGCTGCCCGAGGCCGTGGCGCCGGCGGCGCTGCCGCCGGGGACCCTCGAGGGCGTCACCGACTTCCGGCGAACCGGCTGGGGCGGGCCCTGCCCGCCGATCGGCCGGCACCGCTACTACTTCCGGTTGTATGCGCTGGATTGCGTGCTGCCGGACCTGGGGCGCCCGGCCCGGGCCCGCGTGGACCAGGCCATGGCCGGGCACGTGCTGGCCCAGGCGGAGCTGATGGGGACCTACCAGAAGCGCGGGGCGCGCTAG
- a CDS encoding DUF4126 domain-containing protein — MAVSPVLEAVVSLAAGLGLAAACGFRIFVPLLVASLAARYGQLPLAAGFDWVGSLPALIAFASATVLEVGAYYVPWLDHALDTVATPAAMLAGVVAAASVVTDLPPALKWAVAIIGGGGAAGLIQGTSVLFRLKSTALTGGVANPVIATVELIGATATAVLAVLLPLVCLAAMAALLVFGFRTTGRILFGRRPEVPS, encoded by the coding sequence GTGGCCGTCTCCCCGGTGCTCGAGGCGGTGGTGAGCCTGGCCGCGGGGCTCGGGCTCGCCGCCGCCTGCGGGTTCCGCATCTTCGTGCCGCTGCTGGTCGCGAGCCTGGCGGCGCGGTACGGGCAGCTGCCCCTGGCGGCGGGCTTCGACTGGGTGGGGAGCCTGCCGGCGCTCATCGCCTTCGCCAGCGCCACGGTGCTCGAAGTGGGCGCCTACTACGTGCCCTGGCTGGACCACGCGCTCGACACCGTGGCCACGCCGGCCGCCATGCTCGCGGGCGTGGTGGCCGCGGCCTCGGTGGTGACGGACCTGCCGCCGGCGCTCAAGTGGGCGGTGGCGATCATCGGGGGCGGCGGTGCCGCGGGGCTCATCCAGGGCACGTCCGTGCTGTTCCGGCTCAAGTCCACCGCGCTCACCGGCGGGGTGGCCAATCCGGTCATCGCGACGGTGGAGCTGATCGGGGCGACCGCCACCGCGGTGCTCGCCGTCCTGCTGCCGCTGGTGTGCCTCGCGGCCATGGCGGCGCTCCTGGTCTTCGGCTTCCGGACCACGGGCCGGATCCTGTTTGGCCGCCGCCCCGAGGTTCCCTCCTAG
- a CDS encoding GNAT family N-acetyltransferase — MTVLRFASLADHPEAVPLLAAWHHAEWAPIIRDWPLALAEAELASQQRRGTIPSTLIAFERERLVGSASLLDEDMPDFPAFTPWLASVFVVPDRRGAGIGTALVHQALADARGLGAARLYLYTTEAEGWYAARGWRVVERRAARGTPGVIMSYDLAPE; from the coding sequence GTGACTGTGCTCCGGTTCGCCTCCCTCGCCGACCACCCCGAGGCCGTCCCCCTGCTCGCGGCCTGGCATCACGCCGAGTGGGCCCCGATCATCCGCGACTGGCCCCTGGCACTCGCCGAGGCCGAACTGGCCTCGCAGCAGCGTCGCGGCACCATTCCGAGTACGCTCATCGCCTTTGAACGGGAGCGACTGGTCGGCTCGGCCAGCCTGCTCGACGAGGACATGCCGGACTTCCCCGCGTTCACACCCTGGCTGGCCAGCGTGTTCGTGGTCCCCGATCGCCGGGGCGCGGGGATCGGGACGGCGCTGGTCCACCAGGCACTCGCCGACGCGCGGGGGCTCGGGGCCGCGAGGCTCTACCTCTACACCACCGAGGCGGAGGGGTGGTACGCGGCCCGGGGCTGGCGCGTGGTGGAGCGCCGCGCCGCCCGGGGCACGCCAGGGGTGATCATGTCCTACGACCTGGCCCCGGAGTGA
- a CDS encoding PhzF family phenazine biosynthesis isomerase, whose product MPAPDPHPTRDLSRLLAGMAPVLDPTPWAFCRVPEGRLPDGVEPVATVREVEGLTAVVAAADAARLGWPVVFAARRIILTVHSDLEAVGFMARVSAALTEHGIPCNVAAGIAHDHLFVPEAAAGAALARLEALAARPGLRFRLVDVFTDRAYAGNGLAVFPEAAGLTAPQMQAIAAELRQVESIFLERTPDPRRVRARIFTPEEELPFAGHPSLGAAAVLHEETADGEAAAEWQLELTGRTVPVTTRHAAAGLSAEMRQGIATFRPPLSPAAAAPFHDALGMAPALRHPALPLQTVSTGLPYLIVPVAGDLGAARIRHPEFEALLATVGAKFVYLLDPARREGRTWLNDGIVEDPATGSAAGPAGAYLVRHGLAAAGERQRILQGARAGRPSDLWVTIDARHDALEVRVAGTVVPVGSGLLAALPAP is encoded by the coding sequence GTGCCCGCCCCGGATCCCCACCCGACCCGTGACCTGTCGCGCCTGCTCGCCGGCATGGCGCCCGTCCTCGACCCGACCCCCTGGGCGTTCTGTCGCGTGCCGGAGGGCCGCCTCCCGGATGGGGTGGAGCCCGTGGCCACCGTGCGGGAGGTGGAGGGGCTGACGGCGGTCGTCGCGGCGGCCGACGCCGCCCGGCTGGGCTGGCCGGTGGTGTTCGCCGCGCGGCGGATCATCCTCACGGTGCACTCCGATCTCGAGGCCGTCGGCTTCATGGCGCGGGTGAGCGCCGCGCTCACGGAGCACGGCATCCCCTGCAACGTGGCCGCGGGCATCGCGCACGACCACCTCTTCGTGCCGGAGGCGGCCGCCGGCGCCGCGCTCGCCCGGCTGGAGGCGCTCGCCGCGCGCCCCGGCCTCCGGTTTCGCCTGGTGGATGTCTTCACCGACCGGGCCTACGCCGGGAACGGCCTCGCCGTCTTCCCCGAGGCGGCCGGCCTCACCGCGCCGCAGATGCAGGCGATCGCGGCCGAGCTCCGCCAGGTGGAGTCGATCTTCCTCGAGCGCACCCCGGACCCGCGCCGGGTCCGGGCGCGGATCTTCACCCCGGAGGAGGAGCTGCCCTTCGCCGGGCATCCGTCCCTCGGCGCCGCCGCGGTGCTGCACGAGGAGACGGCGGACGGCGAGGCGGCGGCGGAGTGGCAGCTCGAGCTCACCGGGCGGACGGTGCCGGTCACCACGCGGCACGCCGCGGCCGGCCTGTCCGCCGAAATGCGCCAGGGGATCGCGACCTTCCGGCCACCGCTCAGCCCCGCCGCGGCCGCGCCGTTCCACGACGCGCTCGGGATGGCGCCCGCGCTCCGGCACCCGGCCCTGCCGCTGCAGACGGTCTCGACCGGGCTGCCGTACCTCATTGTGCCGGTCGCGGGCGATCTCGGCGCGGCCCGCATCCGGCATCCGGAGTTCGAGGCACTCCTCGCCACCGTGGGTGCCAAGTTCGTCTACCTCCTCGATCCGGCACGCCGGGAGGGGCGCACCTGGCTCAACGATGGCATCGTGGAGGATCCGGCCACCGGCAGCGCCGCCGGGCCGGCCGGGGCCTACCTGGTGCGGCACGGCCTCGCGGCGGCCGGCGAGCGTCAGCGGATCCTGCAGGGCGCCCGCGCCGGACGACCGAGCGACCTCTGGGTGACCATCGATGCGCGGCACGATGCGCTGGAGGTCCGCGTGGCCGGCACCGTGGTGCCCGTCGGAAGCGGACTGCTCGCGGCGCTCCCGGCGCCGTGA
- a CDS encoding CBS domain-containing protein, with product MATVREILARKGSTVVTVTPDTSVLDAARLMNERGIGAVVVVEAGALMGIFTERDIMRRVVAVERNPAATPVRAVLSPAVITTQHEAPVEDCAALMTERRIRHLPVEGPGGLSGMITIGDLLAYQVSEQALTIEQLNSYLYDTR from the coding sequence ATGGCTACCGTTCGCGAAATCCTGGCACGGAAGGGTTCCACCGTCGTCACCGTCACGCCCGACACATCCGTCCTCGACGCCGCCCGCCTCATGAATGAGCGTGGCATCGGCGCCGTGGTGGTGGTGGAAGCGGGCGCCCTGATGGGCATCTTCACCGAGCGGGACATCATGCGGAGGGTCGTGGCCGTCGAGCGCAATCCGGCCGCCACGCCGGTCCGCGCCGTGCTCTCGCCGGCGGTGATCACCACCCAGCACGAGGCGCCGGTGGAGGATTGCGCCGCGCTCATGACCGAGCGCCGGATCCGCCACCTGCCGGTGGAGGGCCCGGGTGGCCTCTCCGGGATGATCACGATCGGCGACCTGCTGGCCTACCAGGTCTCGGAACAGGCCCTCACCATTGAACAGCTCAACAGCTACCTCTACGACACGCGCTGA
- a CDS encoding GNAT family N-acetyltransferase, producing MRIRPATPRDAALLAGLGARTFRDAFGAQNDPADLAAFLATEFSPERQAADLAQAEWTTLLAEVDGLAVGYAQSLPREAPVPLDPGPVRFLRRLYLEQAWTGRGVGRPLLSAIAADARDRGVATLWLNTWERATHAIAFYRKQGFAEVGTMTFMVGNDPQRDLVFALRL from the coding sequence CTGCGGATCCGTCCCGCCACGCCTCGCGACGCGGCGCTGCTCGCCGGGCTCGGCGCCCGCACCTTCCGCGACGCCTTCGGGGCCCAGAACGACCCGGCGGACCTGGCGGCGTTCCTGGCCACGGAGTTCAGCCCGGAGCGCCAGGCCGCAGACCTGGCCCAGGCGGAGTGGACCACCCTCCTGGCGGAGGTGGATGGGCTAGCGGTCGGGTACGCCCAGAGCCTGCCGCGGGAGGCGCCGGTGCCGCTGGACCCGGGCCCGGTGCGATTCCTCCGCCGGCTGTACCTGGAGCAGGCGTGGACCGGACGCGGGGTGGGCCGGCCGTTGCTCTCGGCCATCGCCGCCGACGCGCGGGACCGCGGCGTCGCCACCCTCTGGCTCAACACCTGGGAGCGCGCGACCCACGCGATCGCGTTCTACCGGAAGCAGGGCTTCGCGGAGGTGGGCACCATGACCTTCATGGTGGGAAACGACCCGCAGCGGGACCTGGTCTTCGCCCTGCGGCTGTAA